The following proteins come from a genomic window of Ailuropoda melanoleuca isolate Jingjing chromosome 2, ASM200744v2, whole genome shotgun sequence:
- the RNF19B gene encoding LOW QUALITY PROTEIN: E3 ubiquitin-protein ligase RNF19B (The sequence of the model RefSeq protein was modified relative to this genomic sequence to represent the inferred CDS: deleted 1 base in 1 codon), whose product MGSEKDSESPRSTSLHAAAPDPKCRSGGRRRRLTFHSVFSASARGRRARPSPPERAPRLLSCPHRSCRDCLRHYLRLEISESRVPISCPECSERLNPHDIRLLLADPPLMHKYEEFMLRRYLASDPDCRWCPAPDCGYAVIAYGCASCPKLTCEREGCQTEFCYHCKQIWHPNQTCDMARQQRAQTLRVRTKHTSGLSYGQESGPADDIKPCPRCSAYIIKMNDGSCNHMTCAVCGCEFCWLCMKEISDLHYLSPSGCTFWGKKPWSRKKKILWQLGTLIGAPVGISLIAGIAIPAMVIGIPVYVGRKIHSRYEGRKTSKHKRNLAITGGVTLSVIASPVIAAVSVGIGVPIMLAYVYGVVPISLCRGGGCGVSTANGKGVKIEFDEDDGPITVADAWRALKNPSIGESSIEGLTSVLSTSGSPTDGLSVMQGPYSETASFAALSGGTLSGGILSSGKGKYSRLEVQADVQKEIFPKDTASLGAISDNASTRAMAGSIISSYNPQDRECNNMEIQVDIEAKPSHYQLVSGSSTEDSLHVHAQMAENEEEGSGRGGSGSGSNEEDPSCKHQSCEQKDCLASKAWDISLAQPESIRSDLESSDTQSDDVPDITSDECGSPRSHTAACPSTPRAQGAPSPSAHMNLSAPAEGKTVLKPEGAEARV is encoded by the exons ATGGGCTCTGAGAAGGACTCCGAGTCGCCGCGCTCTACATCTCTACACGCGGCCGCGCCCGACCCCAAGTGCCGCAGCGGCGGCCGGCGCCGGCGCCTCACCTTCCACAGCGTCTTCTCCGCCTCGGCCCGCGGCCGCCGCGCCCGG CCAAGCCCGCCCGAGCGGGCCCCGCGCCTCCTCAGCTGTCCGCACCGCTCGTGCCGGGACTGCCTTCGCCACTACCTGCGCCTGGAGATCAGCGAGAGCCGGGTGCCCATCAGCTGCCCCGAGTGCAGCGAGCGACTCAACCCGCACGACATCCGCCTGCTGCTCGCAGACCCGCCGCTCATGCACAAGTACGAGGAGTTCATGCTGCGCCGCTACCTGGCCTCGGACCCCGACTGCCGCTGGTGCCCGGCCCCGGACTGCGG TTATGCTGTTATTGCCTATGGCTGTGCCAGCTGCCCAAAGCTGACCTGTGAGAGGGAAGGCTGCCAAACGGAGTTCTGCTACCACTGCAAGCAAATATGGCATCCAAATCAGACATGCGATATGGCCCGTCAGCAGAGGGCACAGACTTTGCGAGTACGGACCAAGCACACTTCAGGTCTCAGTTACGGGCAAGAATCTGGACCAG CAGATGACATCAAGCCATGCCCACGATGCAGTGCTTACATTATCAAGATGAATGATGGAAGCTGTAATCATATGACCTGTGCAGTGTGCGGCTGTGAATTCTGTTGGCTTTGTATGAAAGAGATCTCAGATTTGCATTACCTCAG CCCTTCTGGCTGCACATTCTGGGGCAAGAAGCCGTGGAGCCGTAAGAAGAAAATTCTTTGGCAGCTGGGAACACTGATTGGTGCTCCAGTGGGGATTTCCCTCATTGCTGGCATTGCCATTCCTGCCATGGTCATTGGCATTCCTGTTTATGTTGGCAGGAAG atTCACAGCAGGTATGAgggaaggaaaacctccaaacaTAAGAGGAATTTGGCTATCACAGGAGGAGTGACTTTGTCAGTCATTGCATCCCCAGTTATTGCTGCAGTTAGTGTGG gtATTGGCGTCCCCATTATGCTGGCCTATGTCTATGGGGTTGTGCCCATTTCTCTCTGTCGTGGAGGTGGCTGTGGAGTTAGCACAGCTAATGGAAAGGGGGTGAAAATTGAGTTCGATGAAGATGATGGTCCAATCACAG TGGCCGATGCCTGGCGAGCCCTCAAGAATCCCAGCATTGGGGAAAGCAGCATTGAAGGTCTGACTAGTGTATTGAGCACCAGCGGAAGCCCAACAGATGGACTCAGTGTTATGCAGGGTCCATACAGTGAGACAGCCAGCTTTGCAGCCCTCTCAGGGGGCACTCTGAGTGGTGGCATTCTTTCCAGTGGCAAGGGAAAATATAGCAG GTTAGAAGTCCAAGCCGATGTCCAAAAGGAAATTTTCCCCAAAGACACAGCCAGTCTTGGTGCAATTAGTGACAACGCAAGTACTCGTGCTATGGCCGGTTCCATAATCAGTTCCTACAACCCACAGGACAG AGAATGCAACAATATGGAAATCCAAGTGGACATTGAAGCCAAGCCAAGCCACTATCAGCTGGTGAGTGGAAGCAGCACAGAGGACTCGCTCCATGTTCATGCCCAGATGGCAGAGAATGAAGAAGAAGGTAGTGGTCgtggtggcagtggcagtggcagCAATGAAGAGGATCCCTCCTGCAAACACCAAAGCTGTGAACAGAAAGACTGCCTGGCCAGCAAAGCTTGGGATATCAGCCTGGCCCAGCCCGAGAGCATCCGCAGTGACCTGGAGAGCTCTGATACGCAGTCAGACGATGTGCCAGACATCACCTCAGATGAGTGTGGCTCCCCTCGCTCCCATACGGCAGCCTGCCCCTCGACTCCCAGAGCCCAAGGTGCACCGAGCCCAAGTGCCCATATGAACCTCTCTGCCCCAGCCGAGGGGAAGACTGTCTTGAAGCCAGAAGGTGCAGAAGCCAGAGTATGA